From Bos taurus isolate L1 Dominette 01449 registration number 42190680 breed Hereford chromosome 29, ARS-UCD2.0, whole genome shotgun sequence, a single genomic window includes:
- the KCNJ5 gene encoding G protein-activated inward rectifier potassium channel 4 produces MAGDSRNAMNQDMEIGVTPRDPKKIPKQARDYIPIATDRTRLLSEGKKPRQRYMEKSGKCNVHHGNVQETYRYLSDLFTTLVDLKWRFNLLVFTMVYTITWLFFGFIWWLIAYIRGDLDHVGDREWIPCVENLSGFVSAFLFSIETETTIGYGFRVITEKCPEGIVLLLVQAILGSIVNAFMVGCMFVKISQPKKRAETLMFSNNAVISLRDEKLCLMFRVGDLRNSHIVEASIRAKLIKSRQTKEGEFIPLNQTDINVGFDTGDDRLFLVSPLIICHEINEKSPFWEMSRAQLTQEEFEVVVILEGMVEATGMTCQARSSYMDTEVLWGHRFTPVLTLEKGFYEVDYNTFHDTYETNTPSCCAKELAEMKREGRLLQYHPSPPLPGGCVGAELGAEAEQEGEEEPEGLSGSQETKDSA; encoded by the exons ATGGCTGGCGATTCTAGGAATGCCATGAACCAGGATATGGAGATTGGGGTCACTCCCAGGGACCCTAAGAAGATTCCCAAACAGGCCCGAGATTACATCCCCATTGCCACCGACCGCACGCGCCTCCTGTCAGAGGGCAAGAAGCCGAGGCAGCGCTACATGGAGAAGAGCGGCAAGTGCAACGTCCATCACGGCAACGTCCAGGAGACCTACCGCTACCTGAGCGACCTCTTCACCACCCTGGTGGACCTCAAGTGGCGCTTCAACCTGCTTGTCTTCACCATGGTCTACACCATCACCTGGCTGTTCTTCGGGTTCATCTGGTGGCTCATTGCTTACATCCGGGGTGACCTGGACCATGTCGGGGACCGGGAGTGGATCCCTTGTGTAGAGAACCTCAGCGGCTTCGTGTCTGCCTTCCTGTTCTCCATCGAGACGGAGACCACCATCGGGTACGGCTTTCGGGTGATCACGGAGAAGTGTCCGGAGGGCATCGTCCTCCTGCTGGTCCAGGCCATCCTCGGCTCCATCGTCAACGCCTTCATGGTGGGGTGCATGTTCGTCAAGATCAGCCAGCCCAAGAAGAGAGCTGAGACCCTCATGTTTTCCAACAACGCTGTCATCTCACTTCGAGACGAGAAGCTCTGTCTCATGTTCCGGGTGGGCGACCTCCGCAACTCGCACATTGTGGAGGCCTCCATCCGCGCCAAGCTCATCAAGTCCCGGCAGACCAAGGAGGGCGAGTTCATCCCCCTGAACCAGACCGACATCAACGTGGGCTTCGACACGGGGGACGACCGCCTCTTCCTGGTTTCCCCGCTCATCATCTGTCACGAGATCAATGAGAAGAGCCCTTTCTGGGAGATGTCGCGGGCCCAGTTGACCCAGGAGGAGTTCGAGGTCGTGGTCATCCTGGAAGGGATGGTGGAGGCCACAG GCATGACTTGCCAAGCACGGAGCTCCTACATGGATACCGAGGTGCTCTGGGGCCACCGGTTCACACCAGTCCTCACCTTGGAAAAGGGCTTCTATGAGGTGGACTACAACACCTTCCACGACACCTATGAAACCAACACGCCCAGCTGCTGTGCCAAGGAACTGGCAGAAATGAAGCGGGAAGGCCGGCTCCTGCAGTACCACCCCAGCCCCCCACTGCCAGGGGGTTGCGTTGGAGCAGAGCTGGGTGCAGAGGCGgagcaggaaggagaggaagagccTGAGGGTCTGAGTGGGTCCCAGGAGACCAAGGACTCTGCGTGA